A window of the Blastopirellula sediminis genome harbors these coding sequences:
- a CDS encoding Sec-independent protein translocase subunit TatA/TatB, producing the protein MLTLPVVSMPVIFGFLGGLGMQEMMIVAVLAVLLFGKNLPSVARSLGRSYADFKKGLSDIQSEFHSATKEVEDTVNDRGYSSKSVSSSNYDDYDDYAEATAPKFEPPPAEPQKLENG; encoded by the coding sequence ATGTTGACTCTACCCGTCGTTTCCATGCCGGTAATCTTCGGATTTCTGGGCGGCTTGGGAATGCAAGAGATGATGATCGTCGCCGTGCTGGCGGTGCTCCTGTTCGGCAAGAATCTGCCGTCGGTCGCCCGTTCGCTGGGGCGCAGCTACGCCGACTTCAAGAAAGGGCTTAGCGACATCCAGTCGGAGTTCCATAGCGCCACCAAAGAAGTCGAGGACACGGTCAACGACCGCGGCTATTCCTCGAAATCGGTCAGCTCTTCGAACTACGACGACTATGACGACTACGCCGAAGCGACTGCACCGAAGTTCGAGCCCCCGCCGGCCGAACCGCAGAAGCTGGAAAACGGCTAA
- a CDS encoding Sec-independent protein translocase subunit TatA/TatB — protein sequence MGLGWQELLIVLFIVLLLFGSTKLPQLMRSLGQGVGEFKSGMKDKPVHDEDEEEAKKA from the coding sequence ATGGGTTTAGGCTGGCAAGAACTTCTGATTGTGTTGTTCATCGTTCTTCTGTTGTTTGGATCTACCAAACTTCCCCAATTGATGCGCAGCCTGGGACAAGGCGTGGGCGAATTCAAGTCGGGGATGAAGGATAAGCCCGTTCACGATGAGGACGAAGAGGAAGCGAAAAAGGCGTAA
- a CDS encoding ExbD/TolR family protein: MPLKTHIDETPTLNLTPMIDIVFLLIIFFMVGTKFTELERKIGLEVPAVNDVGALTAAPERKVVNIYRDGRIMLDRQELDIEQLQMALSAARGEYEDLGVLVRGDAEIPFQNVASVLNACRSAGINEMGISVRLAQRETNTR, from the coding sequence GTGCCTCTTAAAACGCACATCGACGAGACGCCGACGCTCAACTTGACGCCGATGATCGACATCGTCTTCTTGTTGATCATCTTCTTCATGGTCGGTACGAAATTCACCGAGCTCGAACGGAAGATCGGGCTCGAAGTTCCCGCCGTCAACGACGTCGGCGCGCTGACCGCCGCGCCTGAGCGGAAGGTGGTCAACATTTATCGCGACGGGCGGATCATGCTCGATCGCCAGGAATTGGACATCGAACAGCTGCAAATGGCGCTCTCCGCCGCTCGCGGCGAATATGAGGATCTGGGCGTGCTGGTTCGCGGCGACGCCGAAATCCCGTTTCAAAACGTCGCCTCGGTGTTGAACGCTTGCCGCAGCGCAGGAATCAACGAGATGGGCATCTCCGTTCGTTTGGCGCAACGAGAAACGAATACGAGATAG
- a CDS encoding type II secretion system protein GspG → MIDDWGRPLHWQSDGESVVRVWSLGRDDKIGGDGEDEDWEFTFDGKLAHLEEVTKIKTGEFVP, encoded by the coding sequence ATGATCGATGACTGGGGGCGGCCGCTACATTGGCAATCGGATGGAGAATCGGTCGTGCGCGTTTGGAGCCTAGGACGTGACGACAAGATTGGCGGAGATGGAGAGGACGAGGATTGGGAGTTTACTTTTGATGGCAAGCTGGCTCATCTAGAAGAGGTTACCAAGATTAAAACGGGCGAATTTGTCCCCTAG
- a CDS encoding outer membrane protein assembly factor BamB family protein, which yields MPLIRLLALLALAVVLSAANVASAEKLADWPKWRGPNDTGSSPLVDLPTEWDAEKVLWKTEFSGKGCSTPIVWHDAIYVTAPIDGKDALIALDADGKPLWNVQFGGENPGKHRNGSGCNASPTTDGKHVFVYFKSGTLAAVDLQGKTAWETNLVERYGPDTLFWDHGTSPVLTQDFVVMARMHQGESWLAAFDKATGELAWKVARNYETPVECDHGYSTPVVIEFQGEESLLTWGGEHLTIHNAKTGKLVWSCGGFNPDGNKLWPTIATPVVVGDVAVIAYGRNDRGIPRLHGVRLQGEGDVTETNRLWDRDDIGTFVPSPIVYQDKIYLVGDKGKVTCFDPATGKTIWEGAFPKHRTNYYGSPLIAGGILYAPREDGVVLVADIRDGFKLLDENDMGESVIASPVPGPGRLLIRGTSTLFCVGK from the coding sequence ATGCCGCTCATTCGCTTGTTGGCACTGCTCGCCCTCGCTGTTGTGCTCTCTGCCGCAAACGTCGCCTCCGCCGAGAAGTTGGCCGATTGGCCGAAATGGCGGGGACCCAACGATACGGGGAGTTCGCCGCTGGTCGATTTGCCGACCGAGTGGGACGCTGAGAAGGTGCTGTGGAAAACGGAGTTCTCCGGGAAAGGATGTTCGACTCCGATCGTTTGGCATGACGCGATTTACGTCACCGCTCCGATCGACGGCAAAGACGCGCTGATCGCTCTGGACGCCGACGGCAAGCCGTTATGGAACGTTCAGTTCGGTGGCGAAAACCCCGGCAAGCATCGCAACGGCTCGGGTTGTAACGCTTCGCCCACCACGGACGGCAAGCATGTTTTCGTCTACTTCAAAAGCGGCACGCTGGCGGCGGTCGATTTGCAAGGCAAGACCGCCTGGGAAACCAATTTGGTCGAACGTTACGGACCCGACACGCTGTTTTGGGATCACGGGACGTCGCCGGTGCTGACGCAAGATTTTGTGGTCATGGCCCGGATGCACCAAGGGGAATCGTGGCTGGCGGCGTTTGACAAAGCGACCGGCGAATTGGCCTGGAAAGTTGCCCGCAACTACGAAACCCCAGTGGAATGCGATCACGGCTATTCCACGCCGGTCGTGATTGAATTTCAAGGCGAAGAGTCGCTGCTTACCTGGGGCGGCGAACACCTCACGATCCATAACGCCAAAACGGGAAAACTGGTCTGGAGTTGCGGCGGCTTCAACCCCGATGGGAACAAGCTGTGGCCGACGATCGCCACGCCGGTCGTGGTGGGGGATGTCGCGGTGATCGCTTATGGTCGCAACGATCGCGGGATTCCTCGGCTGCATGGCGTGCGTCTGCAAGGAGAGGGAGACGTCACCGAAACCAATCGTTTGTGGGATCGAGACGACATCGGCACGTTTGTTCCTTCGCCGATCGTTTATCAAGACAAGATCTATCTGGTGGGGGACAAAGGGAAAGTCACGTGCTTCGACCCGGCAACCGGCAAAACCATTTGGGAAGGCGCCTTTCCCAAACATCGGACCAACTACTATGGATCGCCGCTGATCGCCGGCGGCATCCTTTACGCCCCGCGGGAAGACGGCGTCGTCTTGGTCGCTGACATTCGCGACGGCTTCAAGCTGCTGGACGAAAACGACATGGGCGAATCGGTGATCGCCTCGCCGGTGCCCGGTCCGGGTCGTCTGCTCATCCGCGGCACGTCAACTCTGTTCTGCGTGGGGAAATAG
- a CDS encoding cyclase family protein — protein MNLRLGLGVTSYLVVALALGCDSSHKAIGVPAKTQEPSLWEIHELLAKKEFVDLTHSFEPGIPHWPGFPDEELETIYSYKPAPGLMGSGFFAQRYQIVGQWGTHCDPPAHFVEGLRTIDEIKPEEMILPLVVFDVHAAVEQNPDYVIRMEDVKAWEEKYGEVPKGAFCVMRTDWSKRWPDAKAMRNEDAAGTPHYPGWSQEVLTYLYETRKITASGHETTDTDPGLSTAKDDYTLETYVLGTNHYQIELLTNVDQLPEQGALAVVTFPKPLKGSGFPARVFAILP, from the coding sequence ATGAATCTGCGCCTCGGCCTCGGCGTTACGTCCTATCTAGTGGTTGCACTCGCCCTCGGCTGCGACAGTTCTCACAAGGCGATCGGCGTCCCGGCCAAAACGCAGGAGCCGAGCCTGTGGGAAATCCACGAGCTGCTCGCTAAAAAGGAGTTCGTCGATCTGACCCATTCCTTTGAGCCTGGCATCCCACATTGGCCCGGATTTCCGGATGAAGAGCTGGAGACGATCTACTCGTACAAGCCTGCCCCGGGATTAATGGGCTCCGGTTTCTTCGCCCAGCGGTACCAGATCGTCGGGCAATGGGGAACGCACTGCGATCCGCCGGCGCATTTCGTGGAAGGATTGCGGACGATCGACGAGATCAAGCCGGAAGAAATGATCCTGCCGCTGGTCGTGTTCGACGTCCATGCAGCGGTCGAACAGAATCCGGACTACGTCATTCGCATGGAAGATGTGAAGGCCTGGGAAGAGAAATACGGCGAAGTCCCGAAAGGCGCCTTTTGCGTGATGCGGACCGATTGGTCAAAACGGTGGCCCGACGCCAAGGCGATGCGCAACGAAGACGCAGCGGGAACGCCCCACTATCCCGGCTGGAGCCAGGAGGTTCTGACCTATCTCTACGAAACGCGAAAGATCACCGCGAGCGGCCACGAGACGACCGACACCGATCCCGGCCTTTCGACCGCGAAAGATGACTACACGCTGGAGACTTATGTCCTGGGGACGAATCACTACCAGATCGAGCTGCTGACCAACGTTGATCAATTGCCGGAGCAAGGAGCGCTGGCGGTCGTGACCTTTCC
- a CDS encoding prenyltransferase/squalene oxidase repeat-containing protein, translating into MGALLADANSTWLSSHVIWNVMWVGLAVLTISLLVLMQTRWGQAKPLSKCVVLSIFAHLLLIAYAHMTQLFSPGPARTPAPLSFKLSNVAFEEKTDRQSPEQAQAKPWDVTNVAQLPSPQAAPLARPDSQPAVAADAPQDWPLEDAPLSEAIAPPVEMAEPTELVENHTAPVEPSIAPRGSMIAAAEIAAVAAAPVAAEAAAEVIDAMGNTPMAPTLARRDSTGPTVPEATPPQIEPSQDDRHMDDQIHQLAEMAATAAPADAIQSEIDQLRAADNRFDGPTATSPEGSDGTPAQLASARASGDQKKLAQLDQLGVPVPATSRRTLAASPLPLAMQARVADNQKDIIQAQGGDPRIEASIDAALVWLAANQEDDGRWDASRHSAGNEQKVLGHDRYGAGADADTGVTGLAVLAFMARGHTHLEGKHRTNVQHGLEFIISHQHDTGSLAGDARLFAQMYCHGIAMLALSEAYAMTRDDRIRPALEAALNYSFQSQHQTSGGWRYQPGDLGDTSQFGWQVLALHSAQLSGIETPERTRELMTRFLRSVSSGDHNGLASYRPGERTTPVMTAEALVCRVFMDAENSKETVEEAANYLARFEPGPGRPNLYFWYYGTIGMHQLQGERWHAWSASLQRQLLTSQRAGGLEAGSWDPDTVWGCYGGRVYSTAMATLSLEVYFRYLPIYYDLQNRPAPVAQAPLQVPAGGVRISSKPENLAPR; encoded by the coding sequence ATGGGCGCTTTGCTGGCCGACGCCAATTCGACCTGGCTCTCTTCCCACGTGATCTGGAACGTCATGTGGGTCGGGCTCGCCGTTTTGACGATCTCACTGCTCGTCTTGATGCAGACCCGCTGGGGCCAGGCCAAACCGCTCTCGAAGTGCGTCGTTCTGTCGATCTTCGCTCACTTGCTGTTGATCGCCTACGCCCACATGACGCAGCTCTTTTCGCCGGGGCCGGCTCGCACGCCGGCGCCGCTGAGCTTCAAACTCTCAAACGTCGCTTTTGAAGAAAAAACCGACCGCCAGTCGCCAGAGCAAGCGCAAGCCAAGCCGTGGGATGTGACCAACGTCGCCCAACTGCCGTCGCCGCAAGCGGCGCCGTTGGCCCGACCTGACAGTCAACCGGCCGTCGCCGCCGACGCGCCGCAAGATTGGCCGCTGGAAGATGCGCCGCTAAGCGAAGCGATCGCGCCGCCGGTCGAAATGGCCGAGCCGACCGAGCTTGTCGAAAACCATACGGCCCCGGTCGAACCGTCGATCGCGCCGCGCGGCTCGATGATTGCCGCCGCCGAAATTGCTGCGGTCGCCGCCGCGCCAGTCGCTGCCGAAGCGGCTGCTGAGGTTATCGACGCGATGGGCAACACGCCGATGGCGCCTACCTTGGCTCGTCGCGATTCGACCGGACCGACCGTGCCCGAAGCGACCCCGCCGCAGATCGAACCGAGCCAGGACGATCGTCACATGGACGATCAGATCCATCAGCTGGCCGAGATGGCCGCCACCGCGGCGCCGGCCGATGCGATTCAAAGCGAAATCGATCAGCTGCGCGCCGCCGACAATCGTTTTGACGGACCGACCGCCACGTCGCCGGAAGGTTCGGACGGCACGCCGGCTCAACTGGCGTCGGCTCGCGCTTCGGGCGATCAGAAGAAACTGGCCCAGCTCGATCAGCTGGGAGTTCCGGTCCCGGCGACCAGTCGCCGCACGTTGGCCGCTTCGCCCCTTCCGTTGGCAATGCAGGCCCGCGTCGCCGACAACCAAAAAGACATCATCCAAGCCCAGGGTGGCGACCCGCGGATTGAAGCGTCGATTGACGCCGCGCTGGTTTGGCTAGCCGCGAATCAAGAAGATGACGGTCGCTGGGACGCCAGTCGTCACTCGGCCGGCAACGAACAGAAAGTCCTGGGACATGATCGTTACGGCGCTGGCGCCGACGCCGATACCGGCGTGACCGGCCTGGCGGTGCTCGCCTTCATGGCTCGCGGTCATACGCACCTGGAAGGGAAACACCGGACCAACGTGCAGCACGGGCTCGAGTTCATCATCTCGCACCAGCACGATACCGGATCGCTGGCCGGCGACGCTCGCCTGTTTGCCCAGATGTACTGCCACGGGATCGCGATGCTCGCCCTGAGCGAAGCGTACGCAATGACTCGCGACGATCGGATTCGCCCTGCCCTGGAAGCGGCGCTGAACTACTCGTTCCAGTCGCAGCATCAAACCTCGGGCGGTTGGCGCTATCAGCCGGGCGACCTCGGAGATACCAGCCAGTTCGGTTGGCAGGTTTTGGCGCTCCACAGCGCCCAACTGTCGGGGATTGAAACTCCCGAGCGAACCCGCGAATTGATGACTCGCTTTTTGCGCAGCGTCTCCTCCGGCGACCACAACGGTTTGGCCAGTTATCGTCCCGGCGAACGGACCACCCCGGTAATGACCGCCGAGGCCCTCGTCTGCCGCGTCTTTATGGATGCGGAGAACAGCAAGGAGACGGTCGAGGAAGCGGCCAACTACCTGGCTCGGTTTGAGCCAGGCCCCGGCCGGCCGAACCTTTACTTCTGGTACTACGGCACCATCGGGATGCACCAGCTGCAGGGAGAACGGTGGCATGCCTGGAGCGCGTCGCTGCAGCGTCAGCTGCTGACCAGCCAACGAGCCGGCGGCCTGGAAGCGGGGAGCTGGGATCCAGACACCGTCTGGGGCTGCTACGGGGGGCGAGTCTATTCGACCGCGATGGCGACGTTGTCCCTGGAAGTCTATTTTCGCTATCTTCCCATCTATTATGACCTTCAGAACCGCCCTGCTCCGGTCGCCCAGGCGCCGCTGCAGGTCCCGGCCGGAGGGGTCCGAATCTCGTCAAAACCGGAAAATCTGGCCCCGCGCTAG
- a CDS encoding REP-associated tyrosine transposase has translation MNGEASHRKRVKHFHVPGHFHELTFSCYRRRPLLTNDAWRTIFARAIDDACLTEHCPLVAMVFMPEHVHLLVLPTTHDANISRLLQRMKRSSSAKIKAMLVEARSQLLDELTIQTRPGQHCFRFWQEGSGYDRNLYDRGAVEAAIEYIHENPVRRGLCRRAVDWKWSSMRFHESGVVETHLPRLNRIPSEFWDVGGLQTPHSE, from the coding sequence ATGAACGGCGAAGCGTCGCACCGTAAACGGGTAAAGCATTTTCATGTTCCTGGTCACTTCCATGAACTGACGTTTTCCTGTTACCGTCGTCGTCCACTGTTGACCAACGACGCGTGGCGGACAATCTTCGCTCGTGCGATCGATGACGCGTGTCTGACCGAGCATTGTCCACTGGTTGCGATGGTCTTCATGCCGGAGCATGTTCATCTCTTGGTCTTGCCGACGACGCACGATGCGAACATTAGTCGATTGCTGCAACGAATGAAGCGTTCTTCCTCGGCGAAAATAAAGGCGATGCTTGTTGAAGCTCGGTCGCAACTCTTGGATGAGTTGACGATCCAGACCCGACCAGGCCAACATTGCTTTCGCTTCTGGCAAGAAGGCTCCGGTTACGATCGTAATTTGTACGACCGGGGGGCCGTAGAAGCGGCGATCGAGTACATTCACGAGAACCCCGTCCGAAGAGGACTTTGCCGCCGAGCGGTCGATTGGAAATGGTCAAGCATGCGATTCCATGAATCGGGAGTCGTCGAAACGCATTTGCCAAGACTTAATCGAATTCCGTCCGAGTTCTGGGATGTTGGAGGCTTGCAAACGCCCCATTCCGAATGA